The proteins below come from a single Agrobacterium vitis genomic window:
- a CDS encoding aminopeptidase P family protein, with protein sequence MFQSFDVTSTPQFGRDRVAALRDRFSGLGIDGFLIPRADEYQGEYVPASAERLSWLTGFTGSAGEVLVTQSQAVVFVDGRYVTQVRQQVDLDVFTPGDLIDEPPAKWIPAHAPKGFRLGIDPWMHTVAQVSRLEKALNEIGGTLVLVDENPLDAVWTDRPAEPLGAVSIQPISAAGVDAGEKIAKIADGLTAKDAAAVVITDPSSVAWIFNIRGQDVPHTPHPLSRAIIHADGKAELFLDRRKTNLEVETYLDGLATRLDPQNFVLQLAMLAQTGARILMDPDLSPAALARLVASRGGKVVDGADPAKLGRAVKNLVELNGSAVAHVQDGVAVVEFLSWLDRQPAGSATEISATRALETIRAKVGERMQNPLKDISFDTIAGAGEHAAIMHYRVTTESDRPIRAGEMFLVDSGAQYVNGTTDITRTLAVGAVPDDQKRFFTLVLKGMIAISTARFPKGTRGCDLDPLARINLWKAGADFAHGTGHGVGSFLSVHEGPQRISRLSTQELLPGMILSNEPGYYRPGHFGIRIENLIYVRDLEPVNGGDLDMMSFETLTFAPIDRYLIVEDMLTREELRWLDDYHARTREQLLPLVEGDDARSWLIRATEPLTRSSTA encoded by the coding sequence ATGTTCCAAAGTTTTGACGTTACCTCCACTCCTCAATTCGGTCGCGACCGTGTCGCGGCGCTGCGTGACCGGTTTTCGGGGCTGGGTATCGATGGTTTTCTGATCCCGCGGGCCGATGAATATCAGGGCGAATATGTCCCAGCCTCAGCCGAACGCCTGTCCTGGCTGACCGGCTTTACCGGCTCGGCGGGCGAAGTTCTGGTAACGCAGAGCCAGGCCGTGGTCTTTGTCGATGGCCGCTATGTCACGCAAGTGCGCCAGCAGGTGGATCTCGACGTGTTTACGCCGGGCGACCTGATCGATGAGCCTCCGGCCAAGTGGATCCCGGCCCATGCGCCGAAGGGCTTCCGGCTGGGCATCGATCCATGGATGCATACGGTGGCGCAGGTGTCGCGGCTGGAAAAGGCGCTGAACGAGATCGGTGGAACGTTGGTGCTGGTCGATGAAAATCCGCTCGATGCGGTCTGGACCGACCGTCCTGCCGAGCCGTTGGGCGCAGTATCGATCCAGCCGATCTCGGCCGCCGGGGTCGACGCAGGTGAGAAGATTGCCAAAATCGCCGATGGCCTCACAGCAAAAGACGCAGCGGCGGTGGTGATCACCGATCCATCGTCGGTGGCCTGGATCTTTAATATTCGTGGCCAGGATGTGCCTCACACGCCGCATCCGCTGTCGCGTGCGATCATTCATGCCGACGGCAAGGCCGAGCTGTTTCTGGACCGGCGCAAGACGAATCTTGAGGTCGAGACCTATCTCGATGGTCTTGCCACCCGGCTTGATCCGCAGAATTTCGTTTTGCAATTGGCAATGCTGGCGCAGACCGGCGCCCGCATTCTGATGGACCCGGATCTCTCGCCAGCGGCATTGGCACGTCTGGTGGCCAGCCGGGGCGGCAAGGTCGTGGACGGTGCCGATCCGGCCAAGCTTGGCCGGGCGGTGAAAAACCTGGTTGAGCTGAATGGCTCGGCTGTCGCCCATGTACAGGATGGTGTGGCCGTTGTTGAATTCCTCAGCTGGCTCGACCGGCAACCGGCGGGCAGCGCGACGGAAATCAGTGCAACGCGGGCGTTGGAAACCATCCGCGCCAAGGTGGGCGAGCGGATGCAGAACCCGCTGAAGGATATTTCCTTCGATACGATTGCCGGGGCAGGCGAACATGCCGCGATCATGCATTACCGCGTGACGACGGAAAGTGACCGACCGATCCGGGCAGGCGAAATGTTCCTGGTCGATTCAGGCGCGCAATATGTCAACGGCACCACGGACATAACCCGCACGCTTGCGGTCGGCGCGGTGCCGGACGATCAGAAACGGTTCTTCACGCTGGTGTTGAAGGGTATGATCGCCATCAGCACGGCGCGTTTTCCCAAGGGGACGCGCGGCTGCGACCTCGATCCGCTGGCACGCATCAACCTGTGGAAGGCCGGGGCGGATTTCGCCCATGGCACCGGCCACGGTGTTGGCTCGTTTCTGTCCGTGCATGAGGGGCCGCAACGCATTTCCCGGCTCTCCACCCAGGAATTGCTGCCTGGCATGATTCTCTCCAATGAGCCTGGCTACTACCGGCCCGGTCATTTCGGCATCAGGATCGAAAACCTGATCTATGTGCGCGATCTGGAGCCGGTCAACGGCGGCGACCTTGATATGATGAGTTTCGAGACGCTCACCTTCGCGCCCATCGACCGCTACCTGATCGTTGAGGACATGCTGACCCGTGAGGAGCTGCGCTGGCTGGACGATTACCACGCCCGCACACGAGAGCAGCTTTTGCCGCTGGTGGAGGGAGATGATGCCCGAAGCTGGCTGATCCGGGCAACCGAGCCACTGACGCGGTCCTCTACTGCATAA
- a CDS encoding AzlD family protein, which yields MDLDPSMVAIILAAALATYLTRAGGYLVISRFKTLPPRVDAALNAVPAAVLTTLVAPAFYAGGMEVKFAMLLGLVVGLRFSLIPMLLTGWGAAVLIRQFMA from the coding sequence ATGGATCTTGACCCCTCTATGGTGGCGATCATTCTGGCTGCCGCCCTTGCCACCTACCTCACCCGCGCTGGCGGCTATCTGGTGATCAGCCGTTTCAAGACTTTGCCACCCAGGGTTGATGCAGCGTTGAACGCCGTTCCTGCCGCCGTGTTGACCACGCTGGTCGCCCCGGCCTTTTACGCCGGTGGCATGGAGGTGAAATTCGCCATGCTGCTTGGTCTCGTCGTTGGCCTGCGCTTTTCACTCATCCCCATGCTATTGACCGGTTGGGGTGCCGCCGTGCTGATCCGCCAGTTCATGGCCTGA
- a CDS encoding AzlC family ABC transporter permease: protein MSDFTDGARQSAPITLSTLPFAALFGAVAAAHGQSVAEATLMSATVFAGASQLVGIDLFGNNVPAWLIVLSVFAVNFRHILYSAAIGPYFQRLSGLQKAVAFFFMTDPQFAETVKHAESGKSVSFGWYMGFALAIYIPWVGFSAIGALFSSLIGDPKAVGLDVLLPVYFMGSVLGFRKRPNFLIVVAVSAVAAVFAMHAVGSPWHVSLGALAGIVTAALLPPKAQATLDDRQEVTQ, encoded by the coding sequence ATGTCAGACTTTACCGATGGTGCGCGCCAAAGTGCTCCCATCACCCTTTCCACATTGCCCTTCGCCGCCTTGTTTGGTGCCGTGGCTGCCGCCCATGGCCAATCGGTGGCTGAGGCGACGCTGATGAGTGCGACGGTTTTTGCAGGCGCCAGTCAATTGGTCGGCATCGATCTGTTCGGCAATAATGTTCCAGCCTGGCTGATCGTGCTTTCGGTGTTTGCCGTCAATTTCCGCCATATCCTCTATTCGGCGGCCATTGGCCCTTATTTCCAACGGCTGAGCGGACTGCAAAAGGCCGTCGCCTTCTTCTTCATGACCGATCCGCAATTTGCCGAAACCGTCAAACATGCCGAAAGTGGCAAGTCCGTTTCCTTCGGCTGGTATATGGGCTTTGCGCTGGCCATCTATATTCCCTGGGTCGGATTTTCAGCGATTGGCGCCTTGTTCAGCAGCCTGATCGGTGATCCGAAAGCGGTTGGCCTCGACGTGTTGCTGCCCGTCTATTTCATGGGCAGCGTGCTTGGCTTTCGCAAGCGCCCGAACTTCCTGATCGTGGTTGCCGTCAGCGCCGTGGCCGCAGTGTTCGCCATGCATGCCGTCGGTTCGCCCTGGCATGTCAGCCTTGGCGCACTGGCGGGCATAGTTACCGCAGCCCTGCTGCCGCCGAAGGCGCAGGCGACCCTTGATGATCGACAAGAGGTGACGCAATGA
- a CDS encoding DUF2164 domain-containing protein, whose protein sequence is MPKPDDVKADFSKDELALLVSRLQKHLASEHEVELGRFEVENLIDFLAGTVGVHFYNRGLADAQTLLAEQIDRFNDGIYQLERTVAS, encoded by the coding sequence ATGCCGAAGCCCGATGATGTGAAAGCGGATTTTTCAAAAGACGAACTGGCTCTGCTGGTCTCACGACTGCAAAAACACTTGGCGAGTGAGCATGAGGTCGAGCTTGGACGGTTCGAGGTCGAAAACCTGATCGATTTTCTGGCCGGAACGGTCGGTGTGCATTTCTACAACAGAGGCCTTGCCGACGCCCAGACCCTGCTGGCCGAGCAGATCGATCGCTTCAATGACGGGATCTATCAATTGGAGCGGACGGTGGCGTCTTGA